The following are from one region of the Verrucomicrobiaceae bacterium genome:
- a CDS encoding pyridoxine 5'-phosphate synthase, which translates to MSNSLLLGVNIDHVVTLRQARYRQMLDSPNAEPSVLAAAQVAEAAGADSITVHLRADRRHIQDADVLLLRREIGTKLNLEMGNTPEILAIALKVRPDFVCMVPESREEVTTEGGLDVAGQRDALRATVAALRANGTRVSMFIDPDEAQVRASAEVGAEMIELHTGTFANHAGALRAAETARLVAAARLGHSLGLQINAGHGLTTANLPELWVVPHLHELNIGHHIVSRAIFIGLEAAVREIRFVMQSYQGGVLS; encoded by the coding sequence ATGTCCAATTCCCTTCTACTCGGTGTCAATATCGACCACGTCGTCACTCTGCGTCAGGCGCGTTACCGCCAGATGCTGGATTCTCCGAATGCGGAGCCTTCAGTGCTGGCTGCTGCCCAGGTGGCTGAGGCTGCGGGCGCGGACTCGATCACGGTGCACCTGCGGGCAGACCGGCGGCACATCCAGGATGCGGATGTGCTTCTGCTGCGGCGAGAGATTGGCACCAAGCTGAATCTGGAGATGGGCAATACGCCTGAAATCCTAGCCATCGCACTGAAGGTGCGGCCGGATTTCGTCTGCATGGTGCCAGAAAGTCGGGAGGAGGTGACAACGGAGGGGGGCCTGGATGTGGCTGGCCAGCGTGATGCTCTGCGAGCGACGGTGGCAGCGCTGCGTGCCAATGGCACACGCGTGAGCATGTTTATCGACCCCGACGAGGCGCAGGTGCGGGCGAGCGCAGAGGTGGGCGCGGAGATGATCGAGCTCCATACGGGTACCTTCGCGAATCATGCTGGGGCACTGCGTGCTGCTGAGACGGCGCGGTTAGTGGCTGCAGCGAGGCTCGGACATTCATTGGGCCTGCAAATCAATGCGGGTCACGGCCTGACGACGGCGAATCTGCCCGAACTGTGGGTGGTGCCGCATCTGCATGAGCTGAATATCGGCCACCACATCGTCTCACGGGCCATTTTTATCGGCCTGGAGGCTGCTGTGCGTGAGATCCGATTTGTAATGCAGAGTTACCAAGGTGGAGTGCTATCATGA
- the lptD gene encoding LPS assembly protein LptD, with translation MNFRRLCSVSLACCLLLGSKVHAQGILDSLQSSVVINGATTTIDPETGMVTYTGAVSVEYDDMQMRCNSASYNQVTGVVHATGGVLIWKDGTIYRGDSIDYNTITGVLSGSNVRSSLPAGQGSFYYAAKRFETDTKLLDHLEAEDVTFTMHDLADPNFRIQAREMNLQPEDKAELRDLKYYGGRTPLLWLPYVGQSINREAAFRFGPGYNSRWGAFMLTQYTVFHGTHTEARYKLDLRHRRGIAAGVDFFSMRHTPNRRNFGTLSLYALNDREPSLNVSGAPRQVVDNTRYKIGFQHRIYLPGPDVSTWYIDFDINKFSDVHFLEDFFFNDFRTNPEPDNQISLIKTDDRYVATLMTRLQLNKFYRSAERLPEFSLDTVRRPLFGSAIQYQSTTSLGMYNEKLGKYEEAELQRLAALGILGAPAVNADPAGAASLYAGLLGLPVGSVITPAQVTSGLGILNARLDEPGFARMHSYHEFLYPKTYFGWLNLIPRLGFGFTSYHSIDGSPTGLKNFSRGILHAGLEASFKLTRTWSDLRSEKWGLDGLRHVVRPYLNYSYLNAPMDKGLPGIDRLSATTRPRSIDPALFTAVDALRSWNVARVGVYNLLQTRRDYYTTDGYGSFSGLSDDSAGRTYTWAGMNTYVDLFAKDPEFSRSVSNLYNELFWRPVPWINVTSNVQLPLSSGQGSFWDVNHAITFLPSKNLSFQIGHQYLSDHPFFAQDSNLFFSRIHARLTENWGLSMNHIFEADDGTMEFQSYSLTRDLSSWLLSIGALVRDNRNGSSDFGVLFGFTLKEFPQLNFDLDIDPNPTGRGGSP, from the coding sequence GCCTGCTGCTAGGCAGCAAGGTGCATGCCCAGGGCATCCTCGATAGCCTCCAGAGCAGCGTCGTCATCAATGGAGCCACCACCACCATCGACCCAGAGACTGGCATGGTGACCTATACAGGTGCTGTGAGTGTCGAATACGATGACATGCAGATGCGGTGCAATAGCGCCAGTTACAATCAAGTCACGGGTGTCGTGCATGCCACTGGTGGTGTGCTCATCTGGAAGGATGGCACCATTTACCGCGGAGACTCCATCGACTACAATACGATCACTGGTGTGCTCAGTGGCAGCAATGTGCGCTCCTCGCTACCCGCTGGGCAGGGCTCCTTCTACTACGCGGCGAAGCGCTTCGAGACCGATACCAAGCTGCTCGATCACTTGGAGGCCGAGGATGTGACTTTTACCATGCATGATCTGGCGGACCCGAACTTCCGCATCCAGGCCCGGGAGATGAATCTCCAGCCGGAAGACAAAGCCGAACTGCGTGATCTCAAATACTACGGTGGCCGTACCCCGCTGCTATGGCTGCCCTATGTCGGTCAGTCGATCAATCGTGAAGCGGCATTCCGCTTCGGCCCTGGTTACAACAGCCGCTGGGGTGCCTTCATGCTCACACAATACACGGTGTTTCACGGCACCCACACCGAGGCACGCTACAAGCTGGATCTTCGCCATCGTCGTGGGATAGCGGCTGGGGTGGACTTCTTTTCCATGCGTCATACGCCGAATCGGCGTAATTTCGGCACTCTGAGCCTCTACGCACTCAATGATCGTGAGCCCTCACTCAATGTTTCGGGTGCCCCCAGACAAGTGGTCGATAACACACGCTACAAAATCGGTTTTCAGCACCGCATCTACCTGCCTGGTCCAGATGTGAGCACTTGGTACATCGACTTCGACATCAATAAGTTCAGCGATGTGCATTTCCTGGAGGATTTCTTCTTCAATGACTTCCGCACCAATCCAGAGCCGGACAATCAGATCTCCCTCATCAAAACGGATGATCGTTATGTGGCCACGCTCATGACGAGGCTCCAGCTCAACAAATTCTACCGCAGTGCCGAGCGCCTCCCTGAATTCTCACTCGATACTGTTCGCCGCCCACTCTTTGGCAGTGCCATCCAGTACCAGAGCACCACCTCTCTCGGCATGTACAATGAAAAGCTCGGGAAGTATGAAGAGGCCGAGCTTCAGCGCTTGGCTGCTTTAGGCATCCTCGGTGCCCCTGCTGTGAATGCAGACCCCGCTGGTGCCGCTAGTCTCTATGCTGGCCTTCTTGGCCTGCCTGTGGGCTCGGTCATCACCCCGGCTCAGGTCACGAGTGGTCTGGGTATCCTCAATGCACGGCTCGATGAGCCAGGCTTCGCTCGCATGCATTCGTACCATGAGTTCCTTTACCCGAAGACTTACTTTGGATGGCTCAATCTCATTCCGCGCCTCGGTTTTGGTTTCACCAGCTACCACAGCATCGACGGCAGCCCCACTGGCCTGAAAAACTTCTCTCGTGGCATCCTGCATGCAGGGCTGGAGGCCTCCTTCAAGCTCACTCGGACATGGAGTGACCTCCGCAGTGAAAAATGGGGCCTCGATGGCCTGCGCCACGTCGTCCGGCCCTACCTAAATTACAGCTATCTCAATGCACCAATGGACAAAGGATTGCCCGGCATCGACCGCCTCTCTGCCACCACGCGTCCGCGCTCCATCGATCCCGCACTCTTCACCGCTGTGGATGCCCTGCGCTCCTGGAATGTCGCCCGCGTCGGTGTCTATAACCTCCTCCAGACACGCCGCGATTATTACACCACAGACGGCTACGGCAGCTTCTCGGGTCTCTCCGATGACTCGGCTGGTCGCACCTACACCTGGGCCGGCATGAACACCTATGTCGATCTTTTCGCCAAGGATCCCGAATTCTCACGCAGCGTGTCCAATCTCTACAACGAGCTCTTCTGGCGGCCTGTGCCGTGGATCAATGTCACCTCCAATGTGCAGCTCCCGCTCTCTAGTGGCCAGGGCAGCTTCTGGGATGTGAATCACGCCATAACCTTCCTCCCCAGCAAAAACCTCTCCTTCCAGATCGGTCATCAATACCTCTCGGATCATCCATTTTTCGCCCAGGATAGTAATCTCTTCTTTTCACGTATCCACGCACGTCTCACGGAAAACTGGGGACTCAGCATGAATCACATTTTCGAAGCAGATGACGGCACCATGGAATTCCAGAGTTACAGTCTCACGCGTGACCTTAGTAGTTGGCTCCTCTCCATCGGGGCACTCGTGCGTGACAACCGCAATGGTTCCAGTGACTTCGGGGTGCTCTTCGGCTTTACGCTCAAAGAATTCCCCCAGCTCAATTTCGATCTCGACATCGACCCCAATCCCACTGGGCGCGGTGGCAGTCCCTAA
- the acpS gene encoding holo-ACP synthase: MITGIGIDLVEVARIRSMLERHGERFKERTFTPAEAAYCERCADAAMHFAARFAAKEAAAKALGTGLWSAAGVNWTDIEVLRDEESGRPSLCMHGKAALLTEGMRAHLSITHTQDHAMAQVILERCA; this comes from the coding sequence ATGATCACGGGTATCGGCATTGATTTGGTGGAGGTAGCACGCATCCGCAGCATGCTGGAGCGACATGGCGAGCGCTTCAAGGAACGCACCTTCACGCCTGCGGAGGCTGCTTACTGTGAGCGCTGCGCTGATGCCGCGATGCACTTTGCGGCACGCTTTGCAGCGAAGGAGGCTGCTGCAAAGGCGCTAGGCACTGGCCTGTGGTCTGCTGCGGGTGTGAACTGGACAGACATCGAGGTGCTGCGTGATGAGGAGAGTGGACGCCCCAGTCTATGCATGCATGGAAAGGCAGCACTTTTGACGGAGGGGATGCGTGCGCATCTCTCGATCACCCACACTCAGGACCACGCGATGGCGCAGGTGATTTTGGAGCGGTGTGCCTGA